GGCAAGgggaagatatgaattatgttaaCAACTTTGGGGGTCAGAGACAAGGAGGACAACAGTGGAGACCGGCACCAAATCAGCAATACAGACCCAACATGTCTCAGCCTGGGGGCATGCAAGCTCAAGGACAAATGGTGCCATACCACCAGAGATAATAGGGCTACCCACAGCAGAACCAGCAACAATTGACATATCAGCCACCTCCTCAGCAGCAAGATAACAACATGGTAGAAATCAGGGGAATGCTCCAGCAACTCATTGGGACAAATGGTAAGATGCAAGAAAAGTTGGCAGTACATGATTCAGCTATAAAGAACGTTGAAACTCAGTTGGGGCAGTTGTCTATGGCTTTAAACAACCTCCCCCAAGGAACATTGCCAGCGGATACAAATATTAACCCCAAGGAGCAAAACCCGAATCAGCTGATGGCAGTAAGTCTACGAaatgggagagatttagacaaAGAGTAGGAGGTTGCACAAGCCAGCATAGAGATTACACCAGCCACTCCAATTCCACTAGAGGTAGATGAACCATCAAATCTGACTGAAGTGGTGGTTGAACAGGGTCAAGATGAAAAGGGTAAGGCTAAGGTAAATGAACAAGCTGCAGAATAGGTGGTGCTTCTTATGCCACAGAACCCCAACAGAGAGAAGCCAGCAAAtagtgcacaaagggtgatacctgcACCATTCCCTCAGAGACTGGTAAAACAAAACAAGGAAGATCAATACAAGAAATTTACGGAGATGCTGCGtcaaattcagttgaatattccttTGATGAATGCCTTGAGGGAGATGCCAGGTTATGCGAAGATGATGAAAGACCTAATGTCACGGAAGTTTGATTTTTAGGACCTATCCATAGTAACTCTGACGCAGACCTACAGTGCAGTAGTGATCAAACCGATGGCTCAAAAGATGTCAGACCCAGGTAGCTTTACTATTCCATGCACGATTGGGAGTTATGCCTTTGCAAAagcattatgtgatttgggagcctgtataaatttgatgcctctGGTTGTATACACCAAACTGGGCATTGACAGAGCTAGACCGACTTCGATGCTGCTGCAGCTAGCTGACTGCACGGTAAAAAGGCCTACTTTGATTCTTGATGATGTGATGGTGCAAGTGGGGAAGTTTGTGCTCTCTGCAGACTttgttattctagactgtcaggtagatgaggagatacctatcattttaggtaggccatttttggccactgggagagcactgatcgattgtgagactggggaattaaaaatgagactGAACGATGAAGATTTCATATTCAATGTTCTGCAATCTATGAGGAGACCCAATGAATATTCTAATTGCTCTCTAGTGGAGGTAGTGGATGTGATCCTGCAAGAAGATGATGTGACCCTGACTGCTaaagatccattggaggcatgTTTGACAAATTTAGAAGAATGGATGGTGAAGGGTTAGCTGAGTAGGTCATGGCACTTGAAGGCCAAGGATTCTGGAAAAGGGAACCTCAGTTCGAGTCCCTTGAATTAGAAAAAAGGACTAAACCTCCAGCAAAGCCATCAGTAGATGAACCACCCAAGTTGGAGCTGAAGCCGCTCCCAGCTCACCTTAGGTACGTTTTCTTAGACCCCGATTCTACTTTGCCTGTTATTATATCATCTGGTTTgctagatgtgcaggtagaacaactCTTACAGGTACTGCAGGAAAGCAAGACTGTCATTggctggaccatggcagacataaagggtatcaACCCAaccttctgtatgcacaagattctcttggaagaagggcaaaaaccttccagagaacatcaacgaaggctgaacccgaacatgaaagagatagtaaagaaggaagtgatcaaatggttagatgcgggaatcatcttccccatctctgatagcaattgggtcagccctgtccaatgtgtgccgaaaaaagGGCGAATGACTGTTGTGCAAAATGAGAACAATGAGTTTATCTCAACTCGTACAGTCACGGGATGGAGGATTTGTATGGATTACCGAAAATTGAACACAAccacccggaaggaccactttcccttgcctttcattgaccaaatgttggacaggCTGGCTGGGCAATCGCACTTCTgcttcttggatggatattcggggtacaatcagatatcaatagcccccaaagatagagagaaaacatcCTTCACTTGTCCGTATGACATCTTCgcctttcggagaatgccttttgggATTTGCAATGCACCAGCGACATTTCAACGGTGTATGTTAGCCATTTTcacagacatggtggaggatattatggaggtttttatggatgatttctctgtGGTGGGAGATTCATTCGAGGACTATCTTCACAACTTAAGAAGAGTGCTCaaaagatgtgtggagacaaatttagtgttgaactgggagaagtgtcattttatggtacaGGAAGGGATAGTCCTGGGACATCGAGTGTccagtaaaggaattgaggtcgaccatgctaaggttgacgTGATTGAAAAACTACCACCACCCACTTCAGTCAAGGAGGTGAGAAGTTTCCTAGGGCATGCGGGTTCTACAGGAGATTCATAAAAGATttctccaaaattgctaacccattatgcaaacttcttgaaaaggatcacccctttgtgttttctaatgattgcaggttGGCATTAGAGGAGCTGAATAAGAGATTGGTgactgcacccatcattgttgcacccaactgggagtaaccatttgagctcatgtgcgatgcaagTGAATATGccataggagcagtcttggggCAGCGAAAGGGTAAACTGATGCACCCGATTTATTATGCAAGCAGAACGCTAAGCGGTGAACAATTCAATTACACTGTGACGgaaaaggagatgttggctgtTGTTTTTGCATTCGACAAATTCAGGTCATACTTGATTGGATCGAAAGTTATTGTTTACACTGACCATGTAGCAATTAGGTACCTGATagaaaagaaggagtcaaagccaCGCTTGATTCGCTGGGTTCTTCTGTTACAAGAATTCGATCTGGAAATACGTGACCGAAAAGGGACAGAGAACCAAGTATCTGACCACCTCTCAAGGATGGAAGgagctgaaaagaaggtagaggttgAGGATATAACAGAGACATTCCCGGATGAACAGTGACTGGCAATGACCATGGAGGAGGCACCTTGTATActgatattgctaattatttagcaagtggtattgtaccttatgaactctcctcaattcaaaagaaaaagttctttcgtgattgtcagtattattattgggatgaacctctatTGTTTAAAATATGTGTAGATAACATGATCTGGCGGTGTATCCCTGAGAAAGATCAACattctattttgcaggcttgccatgcttcacaatatggtggacactttggaggaattCGGACAACAACTAAGGTGTTGGATTCAGGCTTGTACTGGCCTACTCTGTTCAAGGATGACCATGCTTAGATTAAAAGCTGCGATGATTGCCAAAAGATTGGCAACATATCTCGTAGACACGAGATGCCAATGACTACAATTCAAGTGGTGGAGATTTTTGACTtatgggggattgacttcatggggccATTCGACACCTCGTATGGTAAAAAGTACATATTGGTAGCAGTtgactatgtctccaagtgggtcaAAGCAGTGTCTCTCCCGACCAATGATGCAAAAGAGGTACtaggctttctaaagaagaacatttTCACCCGTTTTGGTACCCCAAAAGCTATACTCAGTGATGGCGGAACCCAGTTCTGCAATAGAGCATTTGCACGGCTGTTGGAAAAATATGGAGTTCATCATAAAGTGACAACCCCGTACCACCCACAATCGAgcgggcaagttgaagtgtccAATAGGGAGATTAAAAGCGTCCTCACAAAAATAGTGAATGCAACAAGGAATGACTgggcaaagaaattggatgatgcattgtgggcgtaccgcacagccttcaaaaccctaattggtatgtcaccgtacaagttggtgtttggcaAGGCATGCCACCTCCCAGTTGAGCTAGAGCATAAAATACTTTGGGCATTGCAGTAGTTAAACTTAGACATGGAGACAACAGGGACTAACAGAATAACTGGGTTACATGAACTCGAGGAATTCTGGTTCTAGGCCTTTGAGAGTGCtagattatacaaagaaaggatgaaattAATGCATGATAAGCACATCTTGGATCAAAACTTCAAACCCGGAGATCTAGTATTGTTATACAACTCGAGATTGATATTGTTCCCAGGTAAGTTAAAGTCCCGATGGTCAGGACCCTTCAGAGTGGTGCAATTGTTCTTAAGTGGAGCTGTAAAGATTGAATCAGAAGATGGGACAAATAGGTTCATAGTaaatgggcaaaggttgaaacattaccttggaatggCTGAAAAAAAAAGGGATAGAGTAGTAATCACTTTGTAAGAGCCCCAGTACGCGAATGAAGAGTGATAATCAAATGCTTGCatcgtgctgcgacgttaaattAAGCGCTCCGTGGGAGGCAACCGACGAGTGTTGTTGTTAGTGTGTTCAAAAAACAAAACGCtagcaccgcgaccgcggtaaaCCGCGGTGGAAGGCAAACATTTTGCCTCGAATTTTTCATCTCACCGCAGTTTACCGCGGTGGACTGTGGTAAACCGCGATGAGGTGTAAACTTTCTACCTCATGATTTTAAACCCACCGCGGCCGTGGTGGACCGTGGTCGACTGCGGTGGGTACCaggtattttaattttttttttgcatttttcttttctcttttcttcctcttttaatTGCAAAACCCAAAACCCCCCTCTTAAACCCAAAATACCCGATCCCCTCCCCCAAATTTTcaatctctccctctctctaaaCCCTAACCACCCAAatactctcttcttcttcttcttcttccctcatACTAACATCCCCCACCTCCATTCCTCTCACCCATTCTTCAACTACGGTATGTTCCTTACCTCTTCCCTCTCTTTTCTTTGGTATTGTGTTGTAGTTTATGCAGTTTTATGTTGTGTTGGTATGTAATTGTTGGCATAtttgttttcttcttatttttgcttttaaatttcatttttgagtTTGATTGGTGAAAGGATTGTGCATTGCATGTTTGAAAAAGTGTTTATTGGTGGGTGATTGAATGAAGTGAGTGTGTGGTGTGGTAGTATACTTGATTGGGGAGGAGCTTTGATGTACCCATGAGGGCTATATGTGTTTGGATAGTGCCCTGCTCACAAGGTGTTTGGGAAATTGCTCTAATGGAGATATAAGGAGCAATTGTGACATGGttatggtgaagtttgagtaaccATCAATAATCACATATTTTGTGCACTCACTAATAGGCGTTTTGTTTTATGACAGGTACAATGAGTTCTTCCAGGAAGAGACGAAACATCGGACCCTCCACTAGCGGACCGGGAGGCTCCTTACAAGCTAGGAGCCAAGCCAGTGCACCTCAGTTTGATAGCACCCGGTTTGTATCCAAATCAGTAGAGGATAGGTACAACCAGAAAGAAGCTAAGAAGTTGCAACCTGAGGTGCACATTGAACGAACGGCTTTGGAGGTGGAATGTCCCAATATGTTTATTGAGCTGAGGCggtgtcagctggacatcttcttcGAGGTACCGGAGGAGGCTAATGTTCAACTAGGAAGGGAGTTCTATGCGAACTTGCCAGAACATGAGAATGGGGTTGTGACGGTGCGCAACACCCCGGTAAATGCATCCCTCGACACCATCCATAGGGTATACAGGCTTCCAGTGTTTAGGGGTGAATTTGATCCTTATCGTACTTTTAGCGGTACACGGGCCTTGTGGGGATATCTTCTCGATACTATTTGTGTGTCGGACGGAGAATACCTATGGATCAAGCACAGGATTACTCTCAACTCCCACTGTCTGAATTGGGAGGCTAAGTGTTGGGTCACCATTGTCAACAGTCGATTGTTGCCATCCAGCAACACGGCAGATGTTAATCTACCACGAGCGTCCGCAATCCACTATTTCATGTCCCACAATGATTTTGATGTGGCCCGGCTCATCCATGAAGAGATGTTCATTAGATCACCTAAGCTAACAAAGGGCCACTACTTCCCTTCACTGATCACCCGGCTGTGCCGTATTGCTCGAGTCCCTGAAGACCTTCGGGTTGATGGGAGATTGCCACTAAAAGCCCCATTCCAGGCGAGAAAAATTGGAATTGGACGAGAGCCGGTGGTGAATGTTGATGACTATGATGATGATTCAGctgatgatgataatgatgctgAGGTAGTTGCGGTTCCTCCTTCTCTGAGAGTTGATGTAGCAGGCCCATCACAGCCACGCCGGAGCATTCGTATGACATCTTTGGAGCAGGATATGGCTGGTTTGCGTACCTCAGTCACTGATTTGGGTGCCCGTGTTGATGCGGTGGCTGAGAGGCAAGTGAAGTCGGAGAAGAAATTCTTGGGCTGGTTGAGAGCGCTGGGACGTGCATGCAACGTGAACCCAAACATTGTCTCCAATCAGGAGTGAGCCTTCAGGGAAGTTCCTTAACCTTActgttctttaaatttttaagccatggggacatgtcttcatTTTAAGTGTAGGGTGGAGGATACTTCATTGTATGTTTGTAATTGTAACAATTGACTGTttgattttgcttgttttgtcttGCTTTGATTGTTTTGATGTAGAGTAATAGTTCATTAGGAAAGCTAAAATAGTAAGTGACttgtcccgacgatggatctctttcggcggggttcttgagggactaagtcgaaaaaaaaattggaatatggagactcttcctgatgacggatcctttagacaattttcttgagggaagttagtctagagaaaataccaaaaagatttttatttttaggtagtgtagtaacttccccttggtttttctttgggccacggttcttttccaaggatttagcttgaaccgggtataggtagtttttatttatttttgttcttttagtTTTTAGAGTAGGACTAATGGGCTACGAGCTAAATTCGAAGGAAAACCCTTAGCGTTGATACACCTGAGCACAATAGACACTAGAGTATAACGCCTAGCTTCATTGGTTGAATCCTGTTAGAGTGCCTTAAAATTGTACGTTTGTATCTAACTTGacactcaaaagagaatgtcttgataaaccaatccggagtgagtcatgtgccatgtgtgtgtgagttttactgtgttccatgtttcatatttgatgcctagaacttgccctgtgtgtttgcaaagcaaaatagtagtttatttcagttttagaagtgatataggcatttctttgttgagccagacatATAAAGTAAATCCACCTAAATGCAATACATCTTAGTTAACCcagttgagcctataagcctatttctttggcaaccacattgcgaaccttacccaattgtttgaatagcctgccgtttgaacccttttacctcccaATAAGCACTTGAATGGTAGTGGAAATATGCAAAagcaaaagtgtggggtggtggtttggttttttagTGGAACCATTGAGATAGAGAAAAGGTATGGAATTTTGAAGCATAAAAGAAAAAGCaccatgaaaaaaaaagaaaaaaatatgggttataaataaatataatggTTGATAAGTGGTGGCTTATACAAATTGCACCTAATGGATGGGGATGTTTTAAACAAATGAAGTGGAGTGTTTGGTTGGCACAACTATGATCTTTAAGTTtaatgtaattgtattaaaagtgcatagggaggttagtcactatatctaaatatatcctgcccgtcccttagcctacattacaaccaagtaaagtcctattgatcttagactgaatgggctcaattagtaaagtattacactacgggcaaacctatggtgcatctttgtggcatatgaacgttctttctgagagtgagtgaattttgtCTATCTTAGTTCCTACTTGTTCTATTTATCattatatgtggaactactctcttgtttgatgtgagggcatgtgattcaaaaaggaaaggtaagtcttgactcttGTATAGAGTAGTTTGAGTAAGTGCAAATGTTGCATAGTACAAAAGGTTTGACTCTTGAGGTAaaggttgttcactactaggtgcaaCTTTTGTAAAATGTTCATGGTGTTAGTCATTAAGGGAAaagcttagggaaggaattttgaTGGAGTGTGgaggattgctcgaggactagcaataattttagtgtggggtgttgatattaggctatatagttgatatttataccttaatatgaccatacttcgttgttgttttatagataaattgccaacaaaatgctaTAAATTGTGTTCTTTTGTTTAGCGGGAaatattatatgagaggaagcaacatggagtgttttggaagcgataatgtgaagaaaaatgCCCACTCGAGAAGTATCCGAacacaaagaagcataaatggcctGGGCAAGAAGGCCACCACGACTGCGGTGAACCGCGGTAGATTAACAACGTAAGGCAGAAAGGTCAGCGTTCACCGCGGTCGACCTTGGTTGAACGCGACAGCGGTGCACTGTTCACGATGCTGGAAAGTTTGAGGACCAAGGTGTAAAATCGggaaaacttttgtaaaacccttatatgCTTTAGAAACTTGCCCAAGATGGGGCTAAGTTGatttttagactacttttggaggcaagaacacgAGTGAGAAGATCAACCTAACATTAtagtttttctatctccttttaattcttgcaattttacattatgagcaatttagtagttttctcttattttattatgagtagctaaatacttatctagggttgatggaaccaattgttggttgaagttttgactcaagttggtataatcgagccggatttatgatatgattgttcaactacattttgtatggtgattaattgaatgggaccttgattaatcgtgtctaattaccttatattgcttgagaaagagtaTTAGGTTAGACAActattgaacaacaccacttttgggtaattgaagagattcattacttgaacttaaaagtgggtttagagataacaaaactttggtgggataatttagagttgcacacatattgtcagctagagtagttcgagagaatgctctagtaaattattgtagttgatcaagagataattacgataacccataactcttaatcctcatagagtattatgGCGAGATTATAGCAGAAGAGTCAAGAtctaaactagcaattggggaaatcactgccctagacctTTTTTTACCATTGAAGTAACTTTGTTTTAGCATACTGTTGTTTTTAATAGTAGTTGAAGTAGTTAAAAAAACAAtctttattgatcaaaaatcttgcatctagagattgattgagttgataataacattgtCGTAGAGTGTAATAGATAGattagttccctgaggattcgattccAGACTTaaaatcggattatatttgcagcgatcgCTTTGTCCTTaaaaaggcatagttgggcgttatcACACGGCAGAGGCCGTACatttaggcatgctcagtcagctcgcccaggttatcatggggcatcatcgggtcatggttctcacagttctcattagggccattcatcacttagttcccttctagcccagagtttgtcccgtgctccatctgTTCTGGGCTCTTCTAtaccaggtgcatctgctagtcatcccggtgctaggggttccttttagtccccatctccagcaccgggagTTGTTaggagtgtggagagtttgggcatatgaggaggcagtgtccttgtctTCTTAAGGGttcgtctcagcagaggggtcagccatcgacttcagctccagttacttcaccaccctctcaggcagctaggggtgggggtcagttaGCTAAGgtctccccagagggggaggtcgattaggtggtggtCAGACCCATTTGtatgcactcccagccagaccagatgttattgcttaagatgctatgattacaggtattgtctcagtctaccgcagagatgcctctgtattatttgatcctggttctactttttcatatgtgtcatcatactttgctcattatttggatacaccttatgagtctcttgtttcatctattcgtgtatctactccggtgggcgatactatagttgtggaccgtgtatatcgatcgtgtgtggtgactattgggggtctggagacccgagtggacctattgttgctttgtatggtggactttga
This sequence is a window from Nicotiana sylvestris chromosome 3, ASM39365v2, whole genome shotgun sequence. Protein-coding genes within it:
- the LOC138887147 gene encoding uncharacterized protein → MAQKMSDPGSFTIPCTIGSYAFAKALCDLGACINLMPLVVYTKLGIDRARPTSMLLQLADCTVKRPTLILDDVMVQVGKFVLSADFVILDCQVDEEIPIILGRPFLATGRALIDCETGELKMRLNDEDFIFNVLQSMRRPNEYSNCSLVEVVDVILQEDDVTLTAKDPLEACLTNLEEWMVKG